A single region of the Equus przewalskii isolate Varuska chromosome 26, EquPr2, whole genome shotgun sequence genome encodes:
- the TMEM250 gene encoding transmembrane protein 250: protein MPVMPIPRRVRSFHGPHTTCLHAACGPARASRLARTKYNNFDVYMRARWLYGFIRFLLYFSCSLFTAALWGALAALFCLQYLGVRVLLRFQLKLSVLLLLLGRRRVDFRLLNELLIYAIHVTMLLVGGLGWCFMVFVDM, encoded by the coding sequence ATGCCGGTCATGCCCATCCCGCGGCGGGTGCGCTCCTTCCACGGCCCGCACACCACCTGCCTGCACGCGGCCTGCGGGCCAGCGCGCGCCTCCCGCCTGGCGCGCACCAAGTACAACAACTTCGACGTGTACATGCGGGCACGCTGGCTCTACGGCTTCATCCGCTTCCTGCTTTACTTCAGCTGCAGCCTCTTCACGGCGGCGCTCTGGGGCGCGCTGGCCGCCCTCTTCTGCCTGCAGTACCTGGGCGTGCGCGTCCTGCTGCGCTTCCAGCTCAAACTGtcggtgctgctgctgctcctgggccgCCGGCGCGTGGACTTCCGCCTCCTGAACGAGCTGCTCATCTACGCCATCCACGTGACCATGCTGCTGGTGGGCGGCCTGGGCTGGTGCTTCATGGTCTTCGTGGACATGTGA